From the genome of Capsicum annuum cultivar UCD-10X-F1 chromosome 4, UCD10Xv1.1, whole genome shotgun sequence:
CCTATTCTCTCTATTCTTTTAACCTTTTTCCCGTTCTTCTTGCTGGGTGCTAAATTAGTTTATTTGTGATAGTGTTGTGTGAAGGTATTTTTTATATCGGGGTTTAGGATCAATGATGCTATAAGCATACAATAACTTGGTAGGCTGAAACTCTAGCCTCTGCCTTTCCTTTTTGTCATTTCTTTTGCTTTGTGGCTTGTCATCCTAGTCGCGACCCCAAAGACTGTTCTTACACTGAGTTCTAGTTTGAAGTGTAATGTATTCTCTGTCTTGTGTTGTTCCGTATTTAATTTTTCCTCTGAGGAGTGTGATTGTAGTTGAAATATGTGTCACTCCTATCTTGATCTCTGTATGATTATACACTGCGCATTACTAAGTTGGACCATGTTTTACCTTTTATGTTTTACTTTCTGTACTATCTCTAGATGATTATTTTCTTGCTAGGTATACCATGGATAGGCCCCGGTTCACTGATCATCTGGAGGCCATCAAATTCATATGCAAGGACTTCTGGTCTGAAGTCTTCAAGAAGCAAATAGATAACCTGAAGACAAATCATAGAGTAAGTTTGAGAATTTGTGCATTTGCTGCTAAACAGTAGTGATCTCTAACTCCTGTTTCTGTAGGGCACCTTTGTGTTGCAAGATAATCGTTTCCGTTGGCTGTCGCGGATGTCAGTTGATCCTTCTATAGAAACTCTTGGTTCTATTCAAGACCCTTCAGCCATGGCTGAAAACAAAGCTGCACAAGCCATAGGAATGCATCTCTATTTCCCATGTGGAATCATAAGGGGGGCGCTTTCAAACCTTGGAATTCCTTGTGCAGTTTCTGCAGATATATCTAATCTTCCTGCTTGTAAGTCTTCTCATTTTAGGTTCTTTTATGCTGCTAATTTTCTTAACTGAAGAGGAAAGTAAGAGCTCCATTTGTATAATTTCCGTGCTTATTTTGAAAAGTGGGTGAGTAAGAAACCTCTTATCTGGTTGGTAAGTTCGCTTAGAAGCACGCATTTTGGGCACAAAGAGCACTCAAAGTTGAAGACACTTTTAAGTCAATACTTTtgttattaattaaataaagataTCTCAATACCATTTTCACATCAGTGTCCTGGTCATTTGGGAAAAAAAAAGTCTCGATTGGAAACTGGATGGGGATAGATAAATTAAACTACGAGGTAGATTTAAGTGGAAGATTTAGATTTCTCTTCACTAGGTATTTCTCTTTTCAACATATAATTTCATTGAATTTCACACCAAGCTGGTGTCCATGGTAGAGGTAATATTATTGTTTCATTAGTCCATCTAACTATCTATTAAAAGGGCATAGATTTTATACATAAACAATGCAAATGACAAAGAAAATCCCTATTATCTTAGTTGTTTTCACCTTCAACAAGGTAGGGGCAAGGCTATTAACAcaccaccctccccagaccccacttattGGGATTATGATGTTGAAAACCCACTGTTTCCCACATTCAGATGTACGAAATATTTGCTCATTATGACGTGTTTTATTGGGATATGATATTACACAGGTTCATTTGTAATACGAATAAAGGCATGATGGGCTTTTGCAAGAAGAGTATATTATCCAAAGGTTTCATGAGCCATTTCTGTGCTTAGCATGTTCAACTCTCACATGAATGCCCTGTATTGTGTTGTGATTCCAGACTTAAGAATTACAATTTCTCAGAGAAATGATGTTTTCACATATATGAGACAAACATTGTATAGGTATTCTGAGTACAAGGTTTCTTCTTCATGATACATTAAATTTCTACATGGACTCTTGCAAACTTCTTGATACAATTTCCCTTAGGTTTCATGATCCATTTCTGTGCTCAATATGTTCAATATTTCACTCTAATGTCTGGTAGTGTTAcgaatttaaagtttttttttctacttATATGAGACAAACACTGTATAGGTCTTTTCGGAACAAAAACGTTCTCCTGAGATCCTCTTATGAGCTCCCGGTAATGGTATATGAGCAGGTAATGGTATATGAGCAGGGTGTTGAGGAATAAAACAATTTACCTGAGTTCCAGTGAAAAGTAAAGGCATGGTATTAATAGGATGTGTGTATGCATTATTACCTTTAGTTTTATTTATGGGTATATTCGGCAAAATACATAATAATCCTTTTCCATGTACTAGACTTGAATTCCTGGTGCACGTTAGTCATTTTCTTGTCTAATTTTCATATTCAGAATGCTGGGTAAGACCGACAATAAACTCTTGTGGTCCGGCTTATTTTCGGACTTTGTGCATAGAGGGAGTTTTAGTGCATCGAATTGCCCCTTTTTACACGTGATGCGAGTGAAATATACTCAAATTGTCTATCTAAGCAGTCAAGTTTCGAGATAAGTCAGAATACAACGCAGAACTTTATATACAACCCCCAATAACTTTATAAGAGCAACCTTTCATTTTATTACTGTTGAACTATTTAATAAAATTGACGGTATAAATATTCCTTTAACAAGATTGAAACCACTTTTATACCATCACAATCCATTAAGTCTGGCACTTCGTTCTTTCGCTTCATTAATTATATGCTATAAACCTATTTTAGATAAATTATCCCTAATTTGTGGACTCCATCTtccccaaaaagaaaaagaaaatcgtACTAACATTTTTGTACAAATTAGATTATTTAAATTGGAGATGCTTTTTTCATTCGCTCTAGTACATAAAGAAGAAGATAATATCCTTCAAGATCTTACGTAGATGATTGATCAACATTTTAGACGAAAGAGGATAATTCACatgattttgggaaaaaaataatatgaaatgacatGAAGCTTTTGAAATTAAGGTACACACACTTCAGGAAGATCTGTAAAGCATTTTGCACGTATACATGGCCTCTCAACCTAATCTACGCATTCATTATCTGAGAAACTTACATTTAATTTTCTACCTTTTCGCATTCGACTGTTGAAAAAAAAATGCTGCTACTACAGGTAAAGATGCTGTCAAGACCGATTAGTGGAAGACATAGTGACATGCCA
Proteins encoded in this window:
- the LOC107867581 gene encoding trafficking protein particle complex subunit 6b isoform X4, whose translation is MGREVSESCVESLVTEIVSSYCNGFYADKPELAARRIEAIGFQVGHQLSERPRFTDHLEAIKFICKDFWSEVFKKQIDNLKTNHRGTFVLQDNRFRWLSRMSVDPSIETLGSIQDPSAMAENKAAQAIGMHLYFPCGIIRGALSNLGIPCAVSADISNLPACLFGTKTFS
- the LOC107867581 gene encoding trafficking protein particle complex subunit 6b isoform X3; translation: MGREVSESCVESLVTEIVSSYCNGFYADKPELAARRIEAIGFQVGHQLSERPRFTDHLEAIKFICKDFWSEVFKKQIDNLKTNHRGTFVLQDNRFRWLSRMSVDPSIETLGSIQDPSAMAENKAAQAIGMHLYFPCGIIRGALSNLGIPCAVSADISNLPACSFVIRIKA
- the LOC107867581 gene encoding trafficking protein particle complex subunit 6b isoform X1, which codes for MGREVSESCVESLVTEIVSSYCNGFYADKPELAARRIEAIGFQVGHQLSERYTMDRPRFTDHLEAIKFICKDFWSEVFKKQIDNLKTNHRGTFVLQDNRFRWLSRMSVDPSIETLGSIQDPSAMAENKAAQAIGMHLYFPCGIIRGALSNLGIPCAVSADISNLPACLFGTKTFS
- the LOC107867581 gene encoding trafficking protein particle complex subunit 6b isoform X2 is translated as MGREVSESCVESLVTEIVSSYCNGFYADKPELAARRIEAIGFQVGHQLSERYTMDRPRFTDHLEAIKFICKDFWSEVFKKQIDNLKTNHRGTFVLQDNRFRWLSRMSVDPSIETLGSIQDPSAMAENKAAQAIGMHLYFPCGIIRGALSNLGIPCAVSADISNLPACSFVIRIKA